The Phragmites australis chromosome 13, lpPhrAust1.1, whole genome shotgun sequence DNA window AATATTCTATTAGGCGACGGTTTCCACCCAAAGCTGTCAGACTTTGGTCTTGCTAAATTGGGTCCTGTTGGTGACAAGTCTCATGTCTCAACACGTGTTATGGGAACATATGGTTATTGTGCTCCTGAATATGCTATGACAGGACAACTTACAGTTAAGTCAGATGTTTATAGCTTTGGAGTTGTCTTGCTTGAGTTGATTACTGGCCGGAAGGCCATTGACAGCACCAGACCACCCGGAGAACAAAATCTTGTGTCATGGGTAAGTTTGTTCAGATTTTCCATGAATCAtttgttgattttcttttaATATCCAGTATCTGACTGTGAAACTATTGATCAACCAGTATTTTGCTTGTTGATATTGAAATATCAGTGTCTTCTAAGGATTCGTTTGGCAAGTGGATATCTAATTTTGATGGGAAACTGGAACTAAATCTAGGAGGTATATAAGAAAAGTCAGTTATTTTGTCTATTTAGGCAGAAAATTATGATAGTACCATGATTGTAATAATGCTGTTCAATGCTATATTGAAGTTTTGGAGTTGATTGTGATAAAATTATGTCAAACTATAGAAATGCATTCTGAAGTCTTCTGCTAGTGTTTTTTTAAAACGATTTTGCACGCTATATGTCCATGCTAGATTGCTTATATAAATACATACTGTGTATATACAAGGATATAGTATGTCTAGTCAAACGAAAAGCATTTGGTATCCTTTATACAATGGTCAATGGTTATTATCTTTCATATGCTTTCTTGGATTTATTAATTGCATGTAATAACATTACTCTTTATTCATTGGCAGGCACGGCCTCTTTTCAATGACAGGCGGAAGCTCCCAAAGATGGCTGACCCAGGGCTGGAGGGACGATATCCTATGCGTGGGCTTTACCAGGCGCTAGCGGTGGCATCAATGTGCATTCAGTCAGAGGCTGCATCGCGTCCACTCATCGCTGACGTTGTGACTGCGCTTTCCTACCTAGCATCCCAAATCTACGATCCTAACGCGGCGAACACTTCCAAGAAGGCAGCCTGGGGCGACCAGTTGAGCAGAGCTGCCGACAGCGGAAGGGCACTCTCCAAGAACGACGAGGCAGGCGGCTCTGGCCACAAGTCACCGAACAAGGACCGGGCAGACTCCCCCAGGGAGTTCCCTGGGACGACGAACAAGGATCTGGACAGGGAGCGGATGGTGGCTGAGGCGAAGATGTGGGGCGAGAACTGGAGGGAGAAGCGGCGTGCTGCTGCCGGCTCGCAGGGGAGCCTGGATTCTCCAACCGGAGCCGGGTAGCGTCAGTCGTCAAGGGTCTGGCCTGTACGAGTTCTGTCTCGACTGTGTTTACCTTTGAGTGGCAGGGATGAAAAAGAGATGGCTTTCGGGTGATGTTAGATGTACATTCTTAGtggcaaaacaaaacaaaaccgggaaaaaaaaagagggagagaagagaagcaTTGGGTGCTTTGTTCTGGATGTGGTCGAGTCGTGCCTGTAAATTCTCGAAAATTTTGCAACGGTGAAGGATAAGTTTGAGCCTCATTCTGTCGCATCCGTCCTTTGTTTGCCCCTCGTTCTGTTAGAGTACAttgttttttctgttttttttttcaaaaggttTTGGTGGGACAGCTTCACGTCACTTCGATCCTGACGTGTCTTTGGTGACAGCGCTTTGTGCTTGTGAAAAAAAGCTTGTCGAACACCGGTTCTGGAATCAATCAGAAAGTTTGGGATTGGACCCGGATACATCATCATTCACATTCATCTATTTGTACCTCTGTGGAAGTTGCTTTCGGCTGCAGCAAAATCTCTCGAGAAACAATACAATTTCCGCAAGAATCTTGTGAAATTACTACGCTAAGCAACTTACAAAAAGTACTACTCCTCCGTACATGTACGATATTATTAAGTGAAAAAAGTACCGGTATTACTAGTAAACTACAGTGTACTAAGTTGACAGCAGCTGTTACTGATTTGATCCACCGTGCGTGCTCTGCGGTCAGTCGGAAGGCTCAGAACCCCTGGGCGCGGCAGCACGTCCCGAGCGGCACGCCGAACACGGCGACGCACGCCGTCCCCGGCACGAGTAAGGACGTGGGCCGCACTTGGTCCTTGCTCACCTCGTGGCCACCGACGAGTGGGGCCCCCGACCGCAGCACACGGGGTGGGCCGGCTGACCTCTTGCTGGGCATTGCATGGGCCGCGGCCCGCATACGCAATCCAAGTGGTGCGCGTCGGAGGTTCAGTTTGCCCAAACGTCCGAGGTGCAACCACCAAACACAATATTTTTCGGTTTATCTTTGCAGGGAGTCTGGATAATTTGCTAGCCGGTGCGGTGCAGTTATACGAAAGGCGAAAGCTTACGACCAACGTGCCACCTCTCTTTTTTATGCGAGGAGAAAACAGATCGAGTAATACGAGTCGCCGGCAGTTCATCAGACGTTCCCTACCGCCGTGAGCAGTCGCCATCGATCATTGTGGGGGAAATGAAACCCCTGCTCTGTACATCCCATTATACATGTTAGAGCCCAGGAGAATGGTGGTGGAAAGTCCACACAGACGTGCCTTTGGTGCGTCACGAACTTCATCCTCCCGTCCCCCATGCCGGACTTCGCCGCGGAGCTCGACCTCGCCTCCTCCGCGAGCATCAGCGGTACGTCGATAACGTACATACACGATCGCATGCGGACGTGTGGAATGAGACGTGTGTTTGATTTCATCTCTCGGTGCGTTCTCGCAAGCGGCGTCCACGGCGCCGCCGGCGGGAAGGGGATGAGCGTACGCGCTGGCGTCGCCGGACACGCGCGCGGACGCGGGACAACACCCTCCGCTCCTTCGACGACGCCGCGCGGTGCCCCGGCGTCGCCTTCGTCGAGTTCGACGTCCTGGTACATCAATTACTTCGtctttttattataattttttaaaggaAATTACTTCGTCTTTTTACCACGGGCGACAACGAAACTGTTGAGCCGTTGACCAAACCGAAACAGCTCAGCCGTTTTTAACCAATGCCTCCGTATGCGGGCTCGGTGTTTATAGGGAAAGCGGGGTTTTAtagaagtaaattctatagTATCTGATTTTACAAAAGATATTCTTTTGTGATGACATACgtttcttctctcctctttaaTTTAACCGTTAGATCACAGGATGGATGTCATAGATAGGATCTTATGATGATCTTTTTTACATGgttttatagaatttgctttcggAACCTCGTGGAACATGCCACAAGCATAGAATTAGCATTTTCGAAGATCACGCCTGTCTAACTCTGTTGTTGCTGCTATGTACTTGTGTTCAGGCTGTCTTTGAGCATGCCGAGGGCAGTCCGATCCTCTTCTCCAGCTTCCAACCCGATGCCGCACAACTTATTCGGAAACTGCAAGAAAAAATGACCTGTAAGTGTTACTACTACCACTACATTTGCTCTTCTGATCAGGTACCATGGGTACACAAGTTTTCGGACCCTGAACAGTATTAGATTTATTTGTTCCTGAGTTCTCTTTGATCTAGCTTTGCATATTGAACACACACATAATAGCGGAAGCGTGTACTGACCCGAGCCCGTTGATGCCATGAGTGATCGGTGAGGTGATTTCGATGTAGATGAGTCGACATAGTCCATCGGTGCAGTGTCGGCGTGACGTAGATGATGCAGACGTGACCAGCGTGAGGAAGAGCCTGACAAAGACGACCCCGATGCAGCAGCAGCCTTCACCTTGTTCATTGTGTCTTCTTAGGATCAAATAGAATAGAAGATGAAAGGAGAGGTTAGGCCTGACGTGAGAATTGTGATTGCATGGGCGTCGAACTCTCCCCATTTGGTTTATATGATGTAGGACAAGGTGGGATCTTAACCATGGGTTGGTTGCACTCCCAATCAGAGCTCGAGCGTGGAGTTGGACTCCTCCTTATCTCAGTCTCATTCTATTACAGTACGTTAGAGTGTCGAGATCAATTACAACATCCTCCCCTTGATCATAAGGCTAACATCATTTTAAGACCACTCTCAATAAAACAACACACCAAGGCAAAGTGTTACAGCAGCTAATGAAATACCGTTGAAGCCTAAATACCTATAGTTTACTACTCCATCTTAAAATAGATATTCGTTATGCTTAATGAGAGTTGGTTTGCTTTATGATCCTCTTAATTTAGAATCGTAGGCTTTTCAATAACCATATGCCGGTaacatgatcacgaaaaatatagggtggtaagcctttagtaagCGGATCCGCAAGCATCGACttagtgcttatatgcttgacactgattgtttgatcctgaatttaatctttcacaacatgatacttataGTCGATATGTTTtgcagcaccactcgacttgttaaTTGTATAGAAAATTATGAGTTGATTATCACAGTACAACATAAATAGCTTTGAAATGGTATCGACCACTCTTAATCTCGAGATAAAATTCTTTAACCAGTCAGTCTACCCAATAGCCTCATAACATACTATAAACTTAGCTTGCATCGTTGACAATATCGTAAGTGTCTGTTTGAAGCTTTTTCACAAGATAGCTCCTCTAGTGAGAGTGAAAATGTAACTTGACGTGGATTTCTTGGTATCCACATACCCCACGAAGTTTGCATCTGAATAACCAACAACTTCAAAATTatcggattttctaaatatgagcatatagtgcttagtgccttgcaaataacgaATGATTTTCTTAACAGCTTTCTAGTGGTTCGGTTCTGGATTTGATTGATATCTGCATAGCAACCCGGTCACAAAGTTAAATCAGGGTGcatacatacttgagcatacataatgctttcAACAGTTGAAGCATGAGGAACCGATTTCATTTGATCAACTTCATATTGGTTCCTAGGATATTAAAATGTCTCAAACTTATCTCCCTTATCAATAGAGTAGGCATGGTAgggcacttatgcatattgtatttctttagtacttTGTCAATatatgccttttgagacaaacctaatattCCTTTAGACCGATCTTAGTGAATCTCAATACCAAGAACATAAGAAGCTTCATAGCgatccttcatatcaaaattagaggaaagaaatatCTTGGTCTCAAACAGCATATCTTTATCGCTGCTGACTAacaagatatcatccacataaataaCTAAAATAGTGAATTTCCCCctttaaattatatatatatgcatttatcaactttattttctttaaagccaaaattttGAATTACTTTATCAAGCTTTAGATACCACTACCTAGACACTTACTTTAGACCATAAGTTAATTTCTGAAGGCGACGTCCCATATGTTCCTTGTTTTCCATGATAAAACCTTCCGGTTGAACCATGTAAACAGTATTTACATCTATTTGATGTAGCTCTAAACCATAATGAGCCACAAGCGCCATAATGATTCTaaaagaatctttacttgatacatgatagaaaattttattatagTCAATCCCTTCTCTATGCGAGAAGTCTTTTGGTATGAGCCTTGCTTTGAATCTTTCGATGTTCTCCTTAGAGTCATGCTTTGTTTTGTAAATCCATTTACAACCTACTGTTTTTGCTCTGTCAGAGATTTCTACTAGATCACATACATCATTATCACTCATGCACTTTaattcatccttcatggcattaagccactcaggcATAAGCTCACCTCATTATGGCCTCTTTATAGGAGTTGGGATCTTGTGCCTTCCTCATGTCATTAACATCCTTATTCATATAGACAACATAATCGTTCGAGATGGTAGGTCTCCTATCACATTGTGATCTCCTGATCGGTTCATTAGGCATTGTAGGACCAGGACTGGGTATTGCAAGGGAttgctgaggctcatcgttagaTACATCATTAGAAACTTCAGAGATCTCAACAGGGGGTGCATTGACGTTATTTTGTACTGAACGTGCAACCACCTAGGGAACATGGACGTAGGGCTCTTAGATTAGCAATGTAGAAATATAAACCCGCTTCTCCTCGAGATCAACTTCTCTAGGCTCTAGATCCtcattctaaaaaaaacacagTGTGCcttgtttctacgaacttagtgatcATATCTGGACAGTAAAAACGATACCCCTTCGAAAATTTTGGGATACCCAATAAAGTGATAACTAACTATCTTAGAATCAAATTTCCCAATATGCAGATTAAAAACTTTAGCTTTAACAGGATAGCCCCACACGCGTAAATACTTTAAGCTCGGTTTTCttccagtccataattcataaggaACTTTTGGAACTAATTTACTCGAAACCCGATTGAGAATATGCACGGCcgtcttaagtgcctccatccacaaTCCAACTAGTAAACTAGAGTagctgagcatacttcgcaccatgTCTATAAGTATGTGGTTATGTCACTTAGCTACCCCATTCTGTTGAGattcaccaggtgtagaatattagGATTTATGCTATCTTCTTGAAGGAATCTAGCAAAGGGACCAGGAATTTGCCCATAAGAGGCATGTCTCATATAATACTCTCCTTCTCGATCCGATCTtactactttaatctttaggtAGTGTTAATTTTCCACCTCaaccttaaatatcttaaatttatcgagATCTTAAATTTGTCAAGAGACTCAAATCAATCCTTAATAGGGTAGATATAGCCATAATGGGACAAATCATCAGTGAAGATAATGAATGAATCAAAATCGTCCACTGATGTCATAGGAAAAGGACTGCAGATGTttgtgtgaattaattctaataatcctgtgCTCTGAGTGGTCCTCTTTTTATTTGCTTGACgtatttttcttcaatgcaatctATACAGTGGTCAAAATCAGAGAAGTCTAAGGTTTAgcgaatctcttccttaatgagacgctccattctTCCCTTTAAAATGTGACCTAAACGACAATGCTATAgtttcgaagaagtctcattaatttcatttctctttctcttatggcttacatcaCAGACATTCATAGATATATATGATTCATAAAAAGAAGCATGTAAAGTTTATCTTGTTAGATGGCAAGAtcaataacatctgaattaagTTTCATAACACACTTATTGTCTCCAAAGTTATAataaaaaccatcatcatcaaacATTGGAACCAAAATCAGATTACTCCTCATGAAAGGAACATAGACTACATTATTAAGCCTAAGAGTAAAGCCACTTCATGTCTTACAATTTCTCTTACCTTATGTTTGATTGTTTTAACTATTGTTCCTTGATTCTTCTCTATCCAGTGGATGCCATTCTTAATTCACAAACGATATTCACCTTTATCGTGTGCAGGGTTGAATTAGGATATGAGATTGCATAGTATTGCTTCATACTATGCTTCACAATCATTGAACTCATTCGGTTATTGGTAATTTTAATTCTTGTCTTCTTTTGGGGTATGCACAAATGTCATGATCCCCTCTTTGATGGGATAACCATACTGAGTATAGCATGATTGGAGGCCGCAATTGATTTCCTCTCTAGCTCAGTAGGTTGATGCTATTGTAATTCAAGGTCTGGAGATATATGTGATAATATCATCAGCAACGTTAAGGTGGTACATATTTCTAGAAAATTTGAACCTGCTGCAAAACTTTCCTCCGCCCTAATGTCTAATGTATTGTCTGTTGCCACAATCATATGTGTATAAAATGCCCTTTCCTTGTATATCAGGCTTCTCCTACATTGAGAACTTAGACGGAAGGAATATGCGATTCCAAAATGAATTCACTCCTGCTATATATCGTCTTCCCCTTGAATTTCTGAATTTTCAATTGTCCATAGAAGTTTGATGTAGATTCTTCATGGTGCAGGAGCGGTGCCAAAAAGGTTGTGTACCGGATTGAAGTGGTGTTTCACACTTAATGCACTCATGCGCTTAGTTTCTGGATATTGTCCCTTTTCGTGGTATGCTTATTGTGCCTCCTTTGTAGGTTATTTTGCTAATGTAAACACCATATAGTAATTTGAACACAAGACTGATCAAGGTATGTGCTATTTGATTTTTCAGGGATTAACTACcatatagtaaaaaaaaacctaCCATATTGTGTTATTATCTTTTTTCCAGATGTTATGGGTTACACAAAAACAATTGCATATGGGTTTGTAAAAAATGAACGAGTCTCACCAGGATACAATGCATACATGGTAGCTTTGTTTACAGTGTCTCACTGTTTTGCTCGACCTGTATTTAGAGTGTCTCAGTCAAGAAGCTCTTCATTTTTCTAGACATCAATAACACACAAGGAGCCCCATCACCCCATGGTGACACTTGATTAGTGAACTGATCGTTTGAAAATTTCACCCTTCTTAAGTCTATGTTTTCGTGCACTGGATCTCtaatttctatggactttggcCCGTGCTTCAGAAACAAATGGTCCTGGTTTGTCAGACTCCCAATGAATTATATGGTTCATGTGACTTTTCAGCATCACATATCAAGGATTAGATGTGATTATTTCGCTTGTTTGGATTATACGTCCGGCCAACCGGCAATGACAGATTTATGATCCCAGACCTAAGTTTCTATCTTGGCTTTGTATACAGGAATACAAATATCTTTGTTTCCTAGCTCAACCATAAACAGCAAAGTTTGCGGGCTTCGAGGTCTGCTCAGGTTATATAAACTATAAAAAGTGTTGGAAAAATAGCACTTTTAGAtttgatttaatttaatttaatttttgataTAACATGAACAAGAATAGATATAGATAATTAATATCGAATAGGTTTCGACTAGCTCTGACTAAATTCGACTATCACTCTAGTAGGGTTCGATTAGTCCTGACGAGTCTCGAATAGATACTGAGTGATTTCAACTAACTTCAAAGAGTCTTGACTAGATACTCGAGTAGAATTTTGACTAAATATCTAATACATATTGCAATGTACATACTCGATGGTGACGTGAGATGCAAAGGCTCTTGTAATGTCGATGCAGTGCACGATGATGAAAATGATGAACTAGTCGAAGTAAATcgtgatgatgtagaggaagctgATGGTGAGCAATCGCGATGAGTgcttcctaaaaaccttattcgtcctctTCCGATGCAGGACCCCAAGAGCGACAGGTTTCAAAGACTTGCTCTCCCGTTCGTCGGTGCACGCCGGTGCAACGGGATGGAGTAGACCGATGCGATGACGCAACAGAGAGAAATTGGTAAAACCCTAATTGTGTATATGCGTCTCTTTTTTGTGGCAACGACtggcagatatatatagagggaggatTGAGCGATTGAGATGCGTCATGATCGGACTCAATTAGACGTCACGATCAGGCTCTTAAGCTGTTTGCCCAtgcagcaaaaagaataaaactacaaaaggagGCTGCACTTGAACCCGATTTCGATGAACCATTTACACAGGTGTCGTGCGTCCGTGCACTTTGTTACCTGTAGGGATCAGTGATGTCCtaaaagggggtgaattaggacacttagaactatttcggtttcaaaaataatacaagataaacctatattaatttctatctaaatatgttctagatttatctagtatgtctactctaccgattaaagcacttgcaacctatctaaaaaggtaaattacaagtaaataaatgtgaaaacataaataaggtagagagagcaaactcggcacaaggatttttttctcgtggtatcaatggcatgaatgtcacccctggTCTAcattggagcttcacaaaggatatgctcccggtcgacacCCAGTCACGACTATTTAGCtaccaagtcataaagacaaggtctccacccggatgagccataaagccaccaaggtaaggtctcaccactagtctctcttctggttccttgccgctgtgatcacttcgaagcttgagccgccaaggcaagggtcttcgcgtccccatACACGCTTCTcatcgtcgctccacaccaagttggagggtcaataagtttgagcaactccggctcaagttaccggcgagtcatcaagactctaagATGACGACGTACGACTTGGTACAATCTTGGATCAtatcttgatccactctctaggtagcaattaCCTAGCAACACAATATCTAGgtttataagcactaatcactctataatcttgtgcttaattatcttggataatcactttaagcactttggtggcttggatgtttatatgaacttctctagactccagctgcATGCCACActatcaaatgactgagtggatgggtatttatagcctcaaacccgcgcactagccgttgacccaacggctctgaaaagctgttaacaccggataatccagtgagaacagtagtaccaACACCgaatcattcggtgagtacattCTCACAAACTAACggttagaaccccactcaagcctatgtgaacactggacactccgGTCTAAACTTCAACATTATCACCGGatatcttctctatgtaaattgctctagtgccttctccggtgcttatcaattcatcaccggactattcggtgaacAATCCTCAGCCATCTGAGcgaaatgcaaccctctctagaaaatatgctccgatgTACACATGACTTcgtcatcggaccatccgatggcttGAGCTTTGTCTACCTCTTTGTACTGTTTATTATCCGGTGTATTTATCCGCtgtactcttgcttcatcaccggactatccggtgaagtcttctgcttcttctttctccttgcATTAtttattgtccggtgtgtgcacttccatatcatcggaccatccaacgtACCACTTGTGTCTATTTTACACACATGTCACTAAGATATATTCCGGTGTTTAGCAAGCACTTGGCACCTGACCTTGtggtgaggtcaaatgcctctggacacaatgctccggtgtgttcatctgtgtgaacaccagaccatccggtgaattcATTTCTGCAGGGACTTTTTCTAATTCAACTAAATTTTATCCTGGCTTTAATGGATTCTTtgtgtattgcatctataagacatactaacatatattcttgacaaatatgttagtctcattgactatgttatcattaatcaccaaaatcacaaacatggtCTAAAAAGGGTCATTTTTCCTACATCACTACCACGGTCTGGCCCAGTGAGACGAGCAAGCACATGTGTGTTCTTCTAATCCTCTCTTTCACACATATTAAATGGGTGAATGAGATAATCCCTTTTAAGTTTGTTTTTCTTAAACTCCACTAGATTATACATCTACCTTTATATATTGTgtctttaagatttatttagaattacacGAATATAATAAATCAAGctcatatattctaatagaaagtGAGCTGCTAagtgcttcaatttttttatttcagttTTCAGTAATACACATCAAATTGAAGCAATTTTAAATGCGATGTGTAATAAGCTAGGTGAAGCTAGCTAGGCTGATTATTTTCATACGAACCAGCTTTGGCGTTATAACATTGGGCTGTTTCTGGCCCGGTGTGTGCTgatattgtttttctttttcgatgATTTCGGCCTCAGCCGCCTCTATACTTTGGTTCTCCTTCTCTATTACATAGCTAGCAAATCCCATGCTGGttttcggtaaaaaaaaaactataaattacCAGAACCATTTCTCAACCTCAATCATTTATCCATGAACTTTATTTTTCATCGTTAATTTAGTTGGCaagcaaaaatattttatttagcaTGTGACAAATTTGTTAAGAACGGTGagtatgttgaaattttttagactTATCTCATGAAATTTTTTAGCTCTCATTATAACATACCGACATTCAACTATCGAtgatcaaaataaaaaagattgaCTTATGTTTGAAATCGGCTGAAGTAGTTCAAGAGCTCTAATGTGCACTTACGAAAGATATGGGCAACCTTGTTGGAACTCAGACGGGCGCGGTGCTCGACGTCACTCTCTACAACCAATTGCGCTGGGTCCACGCTGCCGACCTCTTCTTTTCACGGCCAGCTTCTACCGAATTCCGCACCTAGCGCTGCTGTTCCTCGCAGCACTGGCCCGCCTGCGACCAACGCTCTCGTCGTCCGGCGCAGCCCGCGAGCCACCCTGACCTTCTGCTCCGGCCAGTCTCCCTACTTTGACACCGGCCCCGCCGTCACGACTGGGGAGTTCACCCACTTCCTAGACGCCGTGTGCGGCGGCTCGTACCTCACCGACGACATGTCCTACACCATGTCTTCCGAGAACCGGCCGGACCATGTACGCGATCGCGCAGTGCCGCCCCGACGCCCCCCTCTCCGACTGCGCCACCTGCCTCGCGGCGTCCTCCCGTTTCATTGCCGCGACAGCGTGCGCGGCGTCGGCCATCTGGTACGACACCTGCTCCTTCCGCTACTCCGATCAGGACCCCAGCCGCGCTTCCGCGAGGACGAGTGTACACGGCGACCGTGTTCAATGCGAGCCGCACGCCGCTGCAGCACACGTACCAAGACGGGAAAGGGGTAGTGACTGGCCTCCTCGCTGCCGTGCGGAGCAGCATGATTAACAGCAGGAGGTGCAGCATCGGTGCCGGGACTGCGGCAGGCGCCCTAATTTGCGGGTTCACACGGTGCGCCGACTGCCGTCGCTGCCTCCCCGgcgccctcgcgggccgcacggGGATGCAGGTCCTTCGGCTCAGCTGCATGGCCAGGTACGAGAGCTACCCAATCTACAACGCCACGTACCTGCAGCGAGAGCTGGGCGTCGACGCGATCGAGCACGACGGCCGCGGCAGTAATGTTATCATAGGACCAAACGGAAATGTGTTTCCTCCTACCCCGGCACCGAGAGCCAGCCGCGCCCGGAGCCACGGGAGGCGGCGGAAGAGACGCATAATTCTGCTCGTTCCGATTACAACTGGGGTTGTGGTTGTCGCAGGCATCCTTCTAAGCACCTGGTTTCGTCGGAAACAAGCAGTGGCGACGGGGCATGTCGTAGGTAATCAAACTCCTCTGTTACTTCTTCTTTAATTTCAAGCCAACGTCTTGTTTTTTTAGTCTCTGTTCTTTCGGAAAACAAGACAAATATCATATCTTATAATGTGAATtgcataaaactataaatatcgTATTATTTGTAACGCAAATCTATAAGTATGATGTCTAATaatataaaactacaagtattgtgcactaattttaCATAAAAtccgatttta harbors:
- the LOC133889347 gene encoding uncharacterized protein LOC133889347; translation: MINSRRCSIGAGTAAGALICGFTRCADCRRCLPGALAGRTGMQVLRLSCMARYESYPIYNATYLQRELGVDAIEHDGRGSNVIIGPNGNVFPPTPAPRASRARSHGRRRKRRIILLVPITTGVVVVAGILLSTWFRRKQAVATGHVVVGSVEAADHGASHRHAEQ
- the LOC133888369 gene encoding serine/threonine-protein kinase PBS1-like isoform X1, whose amino-acid sequence is MGCFPCFGSRREEGMKYYGAKAGGSGAGGWAAASSSAAGGGGMEEAAVAAAPRVERIPAGADKARAKGNAGAKKELSVLKDANGNVISAQTFTFRQLAAATRNFRDECFIGEGGFGRVYKGRLDGTGQVVAIKQLNRDGNQGNKEFLVEVLMLSLLHHQNLVNLVGYCADGDQRLLVYEYMPLGSLEDHLHDLPPDKEPLDWNTRMKIAAGAAKGLEYLHDKAQPPVIYRDFKSSNILLGDGFHPKLSDFGLAKLGPVGDKSHVSTRVMGTYGYCAPEYAMTGQLTVKSDVYSFGVVLLELITGRKAIDSTRPPGEQNLVSWARPLFNDRRKLPKMADPGLEGRYPMRGLYQALAVASMCIQSEAASRPLIADVVTALSYLASQIYDPNAANTSKKAAWGDQLSRAADSGRALSKNDEAGGSGHKSPNKDRADSPREFPGTTNKDLDRERMVAEAKMWGENWREKRRAAAGSQGSLDSPTGAG